The DNA segment TTGTACTCATGGTTTTCGCGCAAGTCACCGTAGCTGCGGGCCACCGCAATTTCCTTGGAGTTGGCTGGAATCTTCTTCTGCACCAGCTCGGCGTATTCCGCGCGGCGTCGCTCCAGACTCTCCCACGAAACGTGAAGCACCGCTTCCTGCTTGTTCGCCGGTTCGCCGGTGATCAGCGATTGCACGGATGGATGACGTTTGACAATCCGCGCCAACAGCGAGCGTTTATCCATGTCCTCGAACGCCGGGGAAAATTGCAGGGCGCGGGTCAAATCTTTCACGACTTCAATGTCGGCGGTGCCCGTCAAATCCGCGATCAACTCATGGTCCGACAACATGAAATCGCGCAAGCGGTTCGAGCGTTTCTCGTTAAATTGGTCGTGCTCAATGGCCGCCAGCATGGCACGGAAAACTTCCGGCCCGAGAATGTCGGCGTAATCATCGCTGCGTTCCTTGCCGAGCCAGAGCAACGGCTCGCTGCTGGCAGCGTGCTGGCTGATGAGCCGCGCCAGCACTTCCTTCAGGTCCGGCAATTTGCCGTTGTGGGCCAGGATGTTGGCGAACTCTTTGCACAAGCGCGCCGAAACCATGTTAAAAGCGGTCAGCAGCGTTTCAACCCAGCGTTCCGGTTGCGCGTCTTTGAAGGACTCGAGCGTCCGGCGGTGTTTGGCCGCCGGCATCGCTTCCATGACGCCACCAAATTTTACCCCGTCCTGGTTCCACAATTGCGTGGCGGTAATCTCGTCCGCCGCGGGTGGCAGATCGGCAATGGCCGCCACGTCGTCGCGAACAAAAACAGCCTCCAGGGCGACTGCCGTTTGCGTCCGCAAATGGGCCGGAATTTCCGCGTTCAACGCCGCCACAATCTCTTTCGCGGCCGCGGCTTTATCGGTCAGGTCCGCGGCGTTTTTCACCACCTCCGCCGCAGCGGCCAGACGCGCCTTTAACCCTTTGGCCGCCTGGAAACTGGCCAGCAACCGATCCTGCAAGGAGGTTTCCTGCGTGGTATAGACAATGGGTTCGCTCTTCTTGGTCGGCACGATGAAATGACCGTCCTTCTTCATTTCCGCGCGCACCGTTTCCCACCATTTCTTCCAATCATCGCGAATGACGTCGGGAACGAGCACCTGCTGAATTTGCGCCGGGGTGGCCTTGCCGTCGTAGCTGTTGAGCACGATGCGGATCAAGTCCAGGTGATTCAGCGCGGCGGTTTTTTGTAATCCCTCAAGGTCCACGGATTTCCGGGCCAGGATGTGCTCTTTGGGAATGGGCTTCAGCGTCTCGGCGGCGAAGGAAAGGTCCATCGCGTGATCCGGCTTACCCGCAAAGTCAATGGTGAACCGCGCAAAAACCGTATCCACGGTCTTGATCCGGCCAAAGCCCCAACTACGATGCTCGCAAAATCCGCTGCTGGTCAACCGCACCAACGGTTCAATCTGCCGCCCTTCGATTTTTCCCGCTGCGGCCAACTTTTCAAATTCTTCTTTCATAGTTCGATTCTTCCTCGCGTCCGTCCCGTTTTCCCGCCAACATTAAAAGCCGTGACTGGCCAAAAACCAAGAGAAATTGCGGTTCGCGTCCTCGGCGAACGCCACCACAGCGACGATTACACGGAGAAATTGCTCGACCGCGCCCTCTCTCGCGCAAAGCTTTCGCCGGCTGATCGTGGGCTGACGCAAGAACTGGTTTTTGGCGTTGTGCGCTGGCAGTCGGCGTTGGACTGGTTGATCGCGAGGAAGACGCAGGACCGTCAGCAGAAGGCCGGACTTCAGGATTTACTACGCCTCGGTTTGTACCAAATTTTCTGGCTGGAACGCATCCCGGATCACGCGGCAGTCCACGAAACCGTGGAGCTGGCGCGACATCAGGGATACGGACGACAAGCCGGTTTCATCAACGCCGTCTTGCGCGGTTATTTGCGCGAAGCCGAGGCGACCCGCCGCCGTCTGGCTGAGTTGAAGGTGAACGATCCGGCGATCGGGTGCTCGCATCCCAAGTGGCTCGTCAGTCGTTGGGAGCAATCGTTCGGTGCGGAGAACACGCGCCGATTGTTGGAATCCAATAACACGCCGCCGCAGACCTATGCGCGCGTCAACACACTGAATTTTGATCGCCCCAGCGCCGCACCGGATTCGGCACAAATCCGACGCGGTGTGCCGGAGAAGATCGCCAC comes from the Verrucomicrobiia bacterium genome and includes:
- a CDS encoding GreA/GreB family elongation factor, which codes for MKEEFEKLAAAGKIEGRQIEPLVRLTSSGFCEHRSWGFGRIKTVDTVFARFTIDFAGKPDHAMDLSFAAETLKPIPKEHILARKSVDLEGLQKTAALNHLDLIRIVLNSYDGKATPAQIQQVLVPDVIRDDWKKWWETVRAEMKKDGHFIVPTKKSEPIVYTTQETSLQDRLLASFQAAKGLKARLAAAAEVVKNAADLTDKAAAAKEIVAALNAEIPAHLRTQTAVALEAVFVRDDVAAIADLPPAADEITATQLWNQDGVKFGGVMEAMPAAKHRRTLESFKDAQPERWVETLLTAFNMVSARLCKEFANILAHNGKLPDLKEVLARLISQHAASSEPLLWLGKERSDDYADILGPEVFRAMLAAIEHDQFNEKRSNRLRDFMLSDHELIADLTGTADIEVVKDLTRALQFSPAFEDMDKRSLLARIVKRHPSVQSLITGEPANKQEAVLHVSWESLERRRAEYAELVQKKIPANSKEIAVARSYGDLRENHEYKSAKEMQKILMRRKGELEAQLARAQGTDFNNAQTDVVNIGTVVRVTDLNAQNLETFTILGAWDFDVTKNIISYLTPVGQALLNRKIGEETEVDVDGVKHRYRIEKIDAYSPPAASDASSEAAA